GGATGGAAACAGGTTTCCAAAAAGATCCAGCAACTCGGGTGCAGGGAGGTTGTGCTAAGGCAAAAGAACGGGGAGACGTTCATTTCTGACCATGGGCACTATATTCTTGACTGTCATTTTTCTGCTATACCCCATGCCTCCACTGTTAACCAGCAACTGCATGACATACCCGGTGTTGTTGAAACAGGTTTATTTATAAATATGGCTGATATGGCCATATGCGGTTATGCAGACGGGCGTATCATCACTAGCCTGCCAGCTTAGCCGCCAGGTAGAGCTGATCTGACAACTGCTGGATGGCATCGGCAGCGACATTGATCTGTTGCTGTGCCTGTTCCCATTTTCGTTGTTCAATGGCTTCCCTGATGCCGGGAAGTGTTTTTACACCATAGCCGGTATAGAAGCCCGGAGCATATAAAGTATGTTTATACCAGGGGCGGCCGGGCAGTCCTTTGCTAACCAATAATTGTTGTTCTGCCTGGTAGAGCAGTTTATTCAGCGGGCCGTGGTCGGTGCTGTTGTTTACAAGTCTGGTAAGTGAGTCGCCTGCCTGTTTTGAAATCTTTTCAAAATCCCTGAGTGCATTTTGCAGTGGAGAGAAGTCGAGATAAGGAACTTCTTCTTTCACCTTTGGTGCGTTATACACCAGGGTAGGATCTGCAGCGAGTTTATAAGCCCTGCTTCTGATGACCTGGTTTTCTACAAGAGTAGCTTCACGCATCTGATCGGTGAGCGTCATGAGTTCAGAAACATAACCGTTCACTGCGTTAAAGAGATTGCGGAAATTAAAAGGCAGGATCTCTGCATTTGCCAAACGCAGTGCGGCCCTGCCGGCGGTTTTAGACAAGGCCACTCCATATTGGAAGCCGGGGTCTTTGAAGCGTACAAAATAATCGTACGAATCGTAGATGGAATGATATTCGCCGCCGGCGTCTTCACCGCCGAACGACAGGTTGAGACTTGGAATACCAAGGTGTTGCAGGAAAGCAGAATAATCTGATCCGGAGCCGAGGGCAGAAAGAGAGAGCGTTCGTTTTGCGAGGATCTCTTTTTTTGCATTTATCCCTGAAGCATTGACCAGGTCATTTGCTCTCCGGCGATCGAATAATGAAACGTTTGTCTGGGGGTCGGTGATTACTTTTGAAATATCTTCTATAAGCGGTTCCAGTGCGTGTGAGCCTCCTGCTTCGAGGAAGCCGCGGCCGTTGCCATCGGTATTAATATAGGCAACCGCTTTATTCTGCAATTCTTCTGCATGCTGTTCCACCCATTCTGTGGAGCCGAGTAGGCCTGGTTCTTCGCCGTCCCAGGCGCAATAGACCAATGTACGGCGTGGTCTCCAACCTGTTTTAACGAGTTCTCCGATGGCTTTGGCTTCTTCCATCAAGGAGGCCAGGCCGCTTATAGGATCTGCAGCGCCGTTCACCCAGGCGTCGTGATGGTTACCCCTGATCACCCATTCATTGGGATAGAGCGAGCCGGGGAGTGTAGCGATCACATTATAGCAGGGGCGTAATTTCCAATCTGATTCAACCCTCAGGTGTACCCTTGCGCGGCCGGGGCCAACATGATAAGTAATAGGCAGGGCGCCGCGCCAATCTTCGGGGGCTACCGGACCCTGTAATGCTTCGAGCAAGGGTTTTGCGTCGTGATAGCTGACAGGCAATACCGGGATCTTCAATAAGTTGGGCGCTTTAAAGCGGTCGAGTCGTTTTGCCGTATCGGTAGCGCCGATATTGGGCGTAAGCGGATCGCCGGGATATATTACCATATCCATTACAGAGCCGCGCTGAACGCCCCATTCATTTTTAAAAGCTCCTTTGGGATATACGTCGCCCTGGAAATAACCATCGTCACGCGGGTCTGAATATATAATACAACCTATTGCTCCGTGTTCCTGTGCGAGTTTTGGTTTGATGCCGCGCCAGGAGCGGCCGTATTTTGCAATAACTATACGTCCTTTTACATCTATGCCCATTCGTTCGAGCTGTTCGTAGTCGGCGGGCAGGCCGTAGTTCACATATACCAGTTCGCCCATTACATCGCCATCGGCGCCCCAGGCGTTATAGGTAGGTAATTGTCCATCCTGGCCAGAAGTACCATCCTCTTTCAGGGCGGGTTCTTTCAATACTGCCTTATACGTAGTTGGCGCTGTTAGTTCGAGCTCGCGCACCTTTGGTGTTGGGAACAAGACCTGGAAGACCTCTGTTTTTACTTCAAAGCCATATTGTTTGAAGCTGGCGGCTATTTTTTCAGCAACAGCTTTTCCTGCAGCAGATCCTATGGGATGCGGTTTTGCCGCCAGTGTGCGGATGGTATTGCCGATATTCTCCGCGCTGATGTTCTTATCGAAATCGGCTTCGGCCTGAAGCTGGGCTACGCTTGTTTTATCGGTAAAGCCGGGGATAGGTTTACTATTGGTTACGCCGGACTGAGCTGTACTACTAAAAGCTGCAAACAGCAGGGCAATGGGCAGGTATTGCCTGATATAGAAGTATTTCATATCAGAGGTACAATTGGTTGGTAGGCATAGGATAATCCGTTTGTTACACAGTGGCAGCTTTCGAAATATCGCGGGACAGGTAATCGGTATAATCCGGTATTGCTGCTTCGTATTCACCGTTCATAAAGGGGGAGGTCATTACAAAATCAGCTGTGGCGCGGTCGCATGCCATTGGAATATTCCAGGCAACACCTAAACGCAGTAATGCTTTTACATCGCTATCATGTGGCTGGGCTTCCATAGGATCCCAGAAAAAGATCATGACATCGATATCGCCTGTAGCAATGAGGGCGCCCAATTGCTGATCACCGCCCAACGGGCCGCTGAGCATTCGTTTAACGGGAACGCCCAAGGCTTCTTCGAGTTTCCGGCCAGTAGTACCGGTAGCGATGAGTTCATGTTTTACCAGTGTATCGCGATTTTGTATCGCCCAGTCCTGAAGGTCTGCCTTCTTATTGTCGTGGGCTACCAGTGCTATTCTTTTGCGCAAGCCCAGTTTTTTGATCTTTGCCATGCACAATAATAACAATAAAATACCACGCTCATCACAAGAAATATCAGTCCGTTTACAACAAAATACTATCTCTATCAAAGGCGGCTATGCGGATAGTTACGGATATAAAAAAGCCCTCCTGGGGAACCAGGACGGCTATATATACTTACTAACCCCAAAATACAAATTTTAAACACTACGCCTCTACGGCAGCAGCAGCTGCGGGTGCTTGTGCGGCGGCAATTTTTGCCCTGATCTTGCCTTCAATTTCTGCGGCCAGTTCAGGATTGTCGATGATAAGTTGTTTTACGGCATCGCGACCCTGGCCAAGTTTATTGCCTTCGTAGCTAAACCAGCTGCCGCTTTTTTGTACCACGCCTAATTCAACACCCATATCGATGATTTCGCCCACCTTGCTTACGCCTTCGCCGAAGATGATATCGAACTCGGCGCTACGGAAAGGAGGTGCTACTTTATTCTTCACCACTTTTACTTTAACGCGGTTACCTATTGCTTCGTCGCCGTCTTTGATTTGTGTGCTGCGACGGATATCGAGACGAACGGAAGCATAGAATTTAAGGGCATTACCACCGGTAGTAGTTTCGGGGTTACCGAACATTACACCAATTTTTTCCCTCAGTTGGTTGATGAATATACAAATGGTGTTGGTTTTGCTGATAGTAGCTGTAAGCTTACGCAGGGCCTGGCTCATTAAGCGAGCCTGCAAGCCCATTTTGCTATCGCCCATTTCGCCTTCGAGTTCCCCTTTGGGAACCAGCGCCGCCACGGAGTCGATAACCACTACATCCAGGGCGCCCGATAAGATAAGGCGATCGGCAATTTCCAATGCCTGTTCGCCATAATCGGGCTGAGAGATAAGCAGGCTATCTACATCTACACCAAGTTTTTTTGCATAGGCACTGTCAAATGCGTGTTCGGCATCTATGATGGCGCATATACCGCCTTTTTTCTGTGCTTCGGCTATTACGTGTGTAGCTACGGTTGTTTTACCTGAAGATTCAGGACCGTAGATCTCGATGATCCTTCCTTTAGGCAAACCACCCACTCCTAATGCCGTATCCAACCCGATAGAACCGGTAGAAACAACTTCCAGCTCTTTTTCGCCACGTTCGTTCATCATCATCACGCTACCCTTGCCAAAATCTTTGTCGATTTTGTCAATGGTGAGCTTCAGCGCCTTAAGTTTATCTGCATTTGACATAGTATTCGTTTTGTGTTTGCTTCAAAAATAATCAGATCGTAAAGCTAAAACATTTTTAATTATCACCACTAACTATTTTAGTATTTTTTGGTAATTATTTTGGCTTTTGGCGGGACGGCCATCCTAAATATAATGGCATTTTTCTGCCTTCCATTTTATAGAACGTTAATTGTCAGCAAATTATGTACTTAAAGCTATACCCTTTCCTCTTTAGCAAAAGTAGTAAGGGTGCTAATGTCATGCTAAAAGCAGAGAAGGTCACTTATAAATAAAAATAGCTGCTGAGAATTGCTTAAACGGGGAATCCTTTTCATCAGGCATCCGAATAAAACGAGGCCGTATCGCACTTATGATACGGCCTCTTTGGTATAGTGGTGAAGCGTTTCCGGCGTTAGAGACGTTCGTATAATGCTCTCAGTTTTTCGCGGGTCATTATTTTTTCCCAGTCGCTGCCCAATGCATTTTCCCACAGGGGTTTCATACCGAGGGATACGGTGATCATAGATTCGAACTGCTCTTCCGTAAGACCTTTAGTGATGCCCTGGGGTATTTCGATCTTGTGTTTTTCGACCATTCTCTTGAATTTTTCTACGCCTTCGGGGTAGTATTCTTCGAGTTTATCGAATACGATACAGTTGCCGATGCCGTGTTTGGTACCCAGCACGTAGGCCAATCCATAGCTTACAGCATGTGCCACACCTACCTGGCTATAGGCAATGCTCATGCCACCGGCGTAGGAGGCCATCATCAGTTTTTCATCGGATTCTTCGTCCCATCCGTCTTTTTCGAGGAAAACCTCTTCGCATAATACCTGTGCTTTTTCGCCGTAAGACTGGCTGAAGGCATTGAGGTAGGTACCGTTAAGAGATTCTACGCAGTGGATAAAGCAATCCATCGCTGTATAGAAGCGTTGGTTTGCAGGAACTGTTTTACAAAGCTGCGGGTCTAATACAATCTGGTCGAAGGTGGTGAAGTCGGAGTTCATGCCCAGTTTACGGGTGGGGCCTGTAAGCACGCAGGTGCGGCTTACTTCGGCGCCGGTACCGGCTATGGTAGGGATACCGGCTTTATAAACACCGGGAACCTTTACGAGATCCCATCCCTGGTAGTCGACGGAGGAGCCGGGGTTGGTCATCATAAGCGCTACTGCTTTTGCGGTATCCATTACGGAGCCGCCGCCGATGCCGATGATACCGCTTACTTCGCCAAACTCGGCTTTCAGTTCATCGCGCAGTTTATCTACACCGGAAGTTTTGGGTTCATGAGTAACATCGATGATAACCACCTTGTCTTTGCCGCGTAAAGGAATCCGGGATAAAAATTCCTGTTTGTCCCTGAAGAATTCATCTACAAAGAATATAATAGGTGCTTCGCCTTTTCTCTGTGGTGCCAGTATTTCATCGAGCTGATTGAAGCAGCCTTTGCCGTACACCACGTAATTAACCATTCTGAAGTTGCGAAACTGTGCCATAACGATTATTTTAAGATTGCGAAGGTAGAGAATAGATAACAGATGGCGGATGACAGATGACAGAAAGTGGTGAGGGGTGGCAGATGATTGACAGATGGTGAATGGTAGGAAGTGATGAGGTGAGGCAGATGGTGGATGGTAGAAAGTGGTGAGGGGTGGCAGATGAACGACAGATGGAAGATGGCGGG
This Filimonas effusa DNA region includes the following protein-coding sequences:
- a CDS encoding M28 family metallopeptidase, which codes for MKYFYIRQYLPIALLFAAFSSTAQSGVTNSKPIPGFTDKTSVAQLQAEADFDKNISAENIGNTIRTLAAKPHPIGSAAGKAVAEKIAASFKQYGFEVKTEVFQVLFPTPKVRELELTAPTTYKAVLKEPALKEDGTSGQDGQLPTYNAWGADGDVMGELVYVNYGLPADYEQLERMGIDVKGRIVIAKYGRSWRGIKPKLAQEHGAIGCIIYSDPRDDGYFQGDVYPKGAFKNEWGVQRGSVMDMVIYPGDPLTPNIGATDTAKRLDRFKAPNLLKIPVLPVSYHDAKPLLEALQGPVAPEDWRGALPITYHVGPGRARVHLRVESDWKLRPCYNVIATLPGSLYPNEWVIRGNHHDAWVNGAADPISGLASLMEEAKAIGELVKTGWRPRRTLVYCAWDGEEPGLLGSTEWVEQHAEELQNKAVAYINTDGNGRGFLEAGGSHALEPLIEDISKVITDPQTNVSLFDRRRANDLVNASGINAKKEILAKRTLSLSALGSGSDYSAFLQHLGIPSLNLSFGGEDAGGEYHSIYDSYDYFVRFKDPGFQYGVALSKTAGRAALRLANAEILPFNFRNLFNAVNGYVSELMTLTDQMREATLVENQVIRSRAYKLAADPTLVYNAPKVKEEVPYLDFSPLQNALRDFEKISKQAGDSLTRLVNNSTDHGPLNKLLYQAEQQLLVSKGLPGRPWYKHTLYAPGFYTGYGVKTLPGIREAIEQRKWEQAQQQINVAADAIQQLSDQLYLAAKLAG
- a CDS encoding methylglyoxal synthase codes for the protein MAKIKKLGLRKRIALVAHDNKKADLQDWAIQNRDTLVKHELIATGTTGRKLEEALGVPVKRMLSGPLGGDQQLGALIATGDIDVMIFFWDPMEAQPHDSDVKALLRLGVAWNIPMACDRATADFVMTSPFMNGEYEAAIPDYTDYLSRDISKAATV
- the recA gene encoding recombinase RecA produces the protein MSNADKLKALKLTIDKIDKDFGKGSVMMMNERGEKELEVVSTGSIGLDTALGVGGLPKGRIIEIYGPESSGKTTVATHVIAEAQKKGGICAIIDAEHAFDSAYAKKLGVDVDSLLISQPDYGEQALEIADRLILSGALDVVVIDSVAALVPKGELEGEMGDSKMGLQARLMSQALRKLTATISKTNTICIFINQLREKIGVMFGNPETTTGGNALKFYASVRLDIRRSTQIKDGDEAIGNRVKVKVVKNKVAPPFRSAEFDIIFGEGVSKVGEIIDMGVELGVVQKSGSWFSYEGNKLGQGRDAVKQLIIDNPELAAEIEGKIRAKIAAAQAPAAAAAVEA
- a CDS encoding iron-containing alcohol dehydrogenase family protein, which encodes MAQFRNFRMVNYVVYGKGCFNQLDEILAPQRKGEAPIIFFVDEFFRDKQEFLSRIPLRGKDKVVIIDVTHEPKTSGVDKLRDELKAEFGEVSGIIGIGGGSVMDTAKAVALMMTNPGSSVDYQGWDLVKVPGVYKAGIPTIAGTGAEVSRTCVLTGPTRKLGMNSDFTTFDQIVLDPQLCKTVPANQRFYTAMDCFIHCVESLNGTYLNAFSQSYGEKAQVLCEEVFLEKDGWDEESDEKLMMASYAGGMSIAYSQVGVAHAVSYGLAYVLGTKHGIGNCIVFDKLEEYYPEGVEKFKRMVEKHKIEIPQGITKGLTEEQFESMITVSLGMKPLWENALGSDWEKIMTREKLRALYERL